The following proteins come from a genomic window of Peptoniphilus equinus:
- a CDS encoding ABC transporter ATP-binding protein, whose protein sequence is MSDVVLEAQHIAINFGGLKAVNDFNLTLRQGELVGLIGPNGAGKTTVFNILTGVYKATEGDYFVNGEKISDPTTFKLVRKGLVRTFQNIRLFNKMSVLENILCAENFNMSYSKLEGIFRLPKYWSEEKAARERAMELLSIFKLDQYANLDAESLPYGKQRQLEIVRALASSPNILLLDEPAAGMNERETKELMESIAFIREKFNLAIFLIEHDMDLVLGICEKLIVLNHGEILAQGDPKDVIQNPAVIEAYLGG, encoded by the coding sequence ATGTCTGATGTCGTCTTGGAAGCACAACACATCGCCATTAACTTCGGCGGTCTCAAAGCCGTAAATGACTTCAATCTCACCTTGAGACAGGGTGAACTGGTGGGACTTATCGGCCCGAATGGCGCCGGCAAGACCACGGTGTTCAACATTCTCACCGGCGTCTATAAAGCCACGGAAGGTGACTATTTTGTCAATGGCGAAAAAATCAGTGACCCCACCACCTTTAAGCTCGTGCGCAAAGGTCTGGTGCGAACGTTTCAAAACATTCGCCTCTTTAACAAGATGAGCGTCCTTGAAAATATTCTCTGTGCGGAGAACTTCAATATGTCATACAGTAAATTGGAAGGGATCTTCCGTCTGCCTAAGTATTGGAGCGAAGAAAAGGCGGCCAGAGAACGGGCCATGGAACTGCTGTCCATTTTTAAACTGGATCAATACGCCAATCTCGACGCCGAAAGTCTGCCGTATGGCAAACAGCGTCAACTCGAAATTGTGCGCGCTCTTGCCAGCTCACCGAACATTCTTCTCCTGGACGAACCGGCAGCAGGGATGAATGAGCGGGAGACCAAAGAACTTATGGAGTCCATCGCCTTTATTCGGGAAAAGTTTAACCTGGCAATCTTTCTCATCGAGCACGATATGGATTTAGTCCTCGGGATCTGTGAAAAGCTTATCGTCCTCAACCACGGTGAAATCCTCGCACAGGGCGACCCGAAAGACGTCATTCAAAATCCGGCGGTTATTGAAGCCTATTTAGGAGGTTGA